In Sardina pilchardus chromosome 10, fSarPil1.1, whole genome shotgun sequence, one genomic interval encodes:
- the ddx11 gene encoding ATP-dependent DNA helicase DDX11: MEDMESDTGGFPFPFQPYPIQEQFMEALYATLDQGKVGIFESPTGTGKSLSLICGALTWLRDYETKKREEAARLLREEEEEKEKEKVSKALTSSGSTEPDWITDFVQKKAERDQVNKLKDEEMRRKRREEKLEMIRHNAQLKYALKRKTEEDDEITKMMQETGRDPGEPAQDPEDEGLIVAEYESDEESTPKNKLCDDDELDDLEEEHVTKIYYCSRTHSQLAQFVHEVQKSPFGPTVTLVSLGSRQNLCINPEVLRLGSTPLINERCMEMQKNKHDKPEKPAEDEAKRRRGVAKATCPFSGFEKLMTMRDKVLAEVRDIEQLVHLGRKTHTCPYYSTRKAIPAAQLVVLPYQTLLHAGTRRASGIHLKDQVVIIDEAHNLSDTLTCIHSTEVTGAQLCRAHSQLTQYCDRYRSRLKAKNLMYIKQILFVLEGLVRTLGGKVGQNPNSQSTQSGTELFTINDYLFKAQIDNINLFKLQRYFEKSMISRKLSGFAERYEGVGVTSHTHANKENRRTEGLGRFLQGLQNKASTVPIEDQKGAEENKPSLTSPLMLVESFLSGLTSANKDGRVVIQRQGCVAQCSVRFLLLNAALHFAEVLRDCRAVIIAGGTMQPVADFKEQLLLAAGLTQERITEFSCGHVIPPENILPIVLCAGPSGQELEFTFQTRDTPKMMEETGRVLSNLCNVVPGGVVCFFPSYEYERKILEFWESTGVLQRLAAKKKIFQEPKKANQVEQVLSEYSRCIQRCLTFTTPSGQTGALLFSVVGGKMSEGINFSDDLGRCIVMVGMPYPNIKSPELLEKMAYLDKNMPHIGGRSPGRALVENLCMKAVNQSIGRAIRHRGDYACVVLLDRRFSRPATLQKIPEWIRRSTQTHNSFGPAFASIRKFFLEKRQKQLN; this comes from the exons ATGGAGGACATGGAGAGCGACACGGGAGGCTTCCCCTTTCCCTTCCAACCATACCCGATTCAGGAGCAGTTCATGGAAGCTTTGTATGCTACACTGGATCAAGGCAAGGTCGGCATATTCGAAAGCCCTACAGGCACG ggcAAGTCTCTAAGTCTGATCTGCGGGGCTCTTACCTGGCTGAGGGATTACGAGaccaagaagagagaggaagcagcCAGACttctgagagaggaggaggaagagaaggagaaggagaaagtgtCCAAGGCACTGACAAGCTCAGGCTCCACTGAACCTGACTGGATCACTGACTTTGTGCAGAAGAAAGCAGAGAGGGATCAGGTGAACAAACtcaag GATGAAGAGATGAGacggaagagaagagaggagaagttgGAGATGATCCGGCACAATGCACAGCTCAAGTATGCTCTGAAGAGgaag aCTGAAGAAGATGATGAGATCACTAAGATGATGCAGGAGACTGGGCGAGACCCAGGAGAGCCAGCTCAGGACCCTGAGGATGAGGGCCTCATTGTGGCCGAATACGAGAGCGATGAAGAATCCACTCCCAAAAACAA GTTATGTGACGATGATGAGCTGGATGACTTGGAGGAAGAACATGTGACAAAG attTATTACTGTAGCAGAACACATTCTCAGCTGGCCCAGTTTGTGCATGAGGTCCAGAAGAGTCCATTTGGACCTACAGTCACCCTCGTCAGCCTTGGCTCCAGACAG AATCTGTGTATAAACCCAGAGGTGCTGCGTTTGGGGAGCACTCCACTGATTAACGAAAGATGTATGGAGATGCAGAAGAACAAGCACG ACAAGCCAGAGAAGCCGGCAGAGGACGAAGCCAAGCGTCGCCGTGGCGTTGCCAAGGCGACATGCCCATTCTCAGGATTTGAGAAATTGATGACGATGAGGGATAAAGTGCTAGCGGAGGTCCGAGACATCGAGCAGCTGGTGCACCTGGgccgcaaaacacacacatgtccttacTACAGCACCCGCAAGGCCATACCTgctgcacag cTGGTGGTGTTGCCTTACCAGACACTGTTGCATGCTGGGACACGGCGGGCCTCCGGCATCCATCTGAAGGATCAGGTGGTCATCATTGATGAGGCCCACAacctctctgacacactcaccTGCATCCATAGCACAGAAGTGACAGgggcacag CTCTGCAGAGCACACTCGCAACTCACTCAGTACTGTGACCgctacag GAGCCGCCTGAAAGCAAAGAACCTCATGTACATCAAGCAGATCTTATTTGTGTTGGAGGGGCTGGTACGCACTCttggag GAAAAGTGGGACAGAATCCAAACAGTCAGAGCACTCAGTCAG GCACTGAGCTGTTCACTATCAATGACTACCTTTTCAAAGCCCAGATTGACAACATCAACCTATTCaag CTGCAGAGGTATTTTGAGAAGAGTATGATCAGCAGAAAG ctgAGTGGTTTTGCTGAGCGTTATGAAGGTGTTGGTGTGacatcacatacacatgctaacAAGGAAAACCGTCGGACTGAGGGCCTCGGCCGGTTCCTACAGGGTCTGCAGAACAAAGCCAGCACAG TTCCCATTGAAGACCAGAAGGGAGCAGAAGAGAACAAGCCCAGTCTGACGTCTCCATTGATGCTGGTGGAGAGCTTCCTGTCTGGCCTGACCAGCGCCAACAAGGATGGAAGAGTGGTGATACAGagacagg ggTGTGTAGCCCAGTGTTCGGTGCGTTTTCTGCTGctgaatgcagcgctgcacttTGCTGAGGTGCTGAGAGACTGCAGAGCTGTCATCATCGCTGGAGGCACCATGCAACCt GTGGCTGACTTTAAGGAACAGCTGCTTCTTGCTGCTGGATTGACACAGGAGCGAATCACAGAGTTCTCCTGCG GTCACGTGATTCCTCCGGAGAATATTTTACCCATAGTTCTGTGCGCAGGACCATCGGGGCAGGAGCTGGAGTTCACCTTCCAGACGAGAGACACTCCtaagatg atgGAGGAGACTGGCCGCGTTCTCTCTAATCTGTGCAACGTAGTTCCAGGGGGCGTTGTGTGTTTCTTCCCTTCTTACGAATACGAGAGGAAGATTCTAGAATTCTGGGAAAGCACCGGAGTCCTCCAGCGATTGGCTGCCAAGAAGAAG ATCTTCCAGGAGCCAAAGAAGGCCAATCAGGTTGAGCAGGTGTTGTCTGAATACTCCAGGTGTATtcag CGTTGCCTCACTTTCACTACTCCAAGTGGCCAGACGGGGGCGCTACTCTTCTCTGTGGTTGGAGGGAAGATGAGCGAGGGGATCAACTTCTCAGATGATcttggcag GTGTATCGTGATGGTGGGAATGCCGTACCCCAACATTAAGTCACCTGAGCTGCTGGAAAAGATGGCTTACCTGGACAAGAACATG CCACATATAGGGGGCCGGAGTCCTGGCAGGGCATTGGTGGAGAACCTCTGCATGAAAGCCGTCAATCAGTCCATAG GCAGGGCCATTCGTCACCGCGGCGACTACGCCTGTGTGGTTCTGCTGGATCGCCGGTTCTCACGTCCCGCCACACTACAGAAGATTCCGGAGTGGATTCGCAGgagcacgcagacacacaacagCTTCGGACCGGCCTTCGCCAGTatcaggaag TTCTTCCTGGAGAAGAGGCAAAAACAGCTGAACTGA